A DNA window from Salvelinus fontinalis isolate EN_2023a chromosome 28, ASM2944872v1, whole genome shotgun sequence contains the following coding sequences:
- the LOC129826183 gene encoding putative nuclease HARBI1, translating to MSSSPSLATEDSVTSKRSSIGLQMVCNADCVISNVVAKWPGSVHDSRIFRASEIYQCLSQGVLLGDRGYGCQPFLLTPFTDPQEAQQAYNHAHARTRARVEMTFGLLKARFHCLHKLRVSPVRACDITVACAVLHNVACLRKERAPRVPPAMDWDNPAIFPDDDSGRLLRDQYVLNYFS from the exons atgtcttcatctccttccctggccacagaagactctgtgacatcaaagaggagttctataggattgcag atggtctgcaatgctgactgtgtgatcagcaatgttgtggcaaaatggcctggctcagtccatgactccagaatctttcgggcctctgaaatctatcagtgcctatcacaag gtgtgttgctgggagacagggggtatggctgccagccttttctcctgacacctttcacagacccccaggaagcacagcaggcctacaaccatgcccatgccaggaccagggccagagttgaaatgacctttggcctcctgaaggcacgctttcactgccttcacaaattaagggtcagccctgttagggcatgtgatattactgtggcttgtgctgtcctccacaatgtggcctgcctgaggaaggagagggcccccagagtgccaccagccatggactgggacaatccggcaatcttccctgatgacgacagtggtcggctgctgagggaccaatatgtgttgaattattttagttag